From Sinorhizobium sp. RAC02, a single genomic window includes:
- a CDS encoding cold-shock protein, which yields MSSGTVKWFNGTKGYGFIAPDDGASDIFVHISAVERAGLRSLAEGQKVNYEVVQDRKSGKLSADNLTAE from the coding sequence ATGAGTTCAGGCACCGTAAAGTGGTTTAACGGCACCAAGGGTTATGGCTTCATCGCACCGGATGACGGCGCAAGTGACATTTTCGTTCATATTTCCGCTGTCGAGCGCGCCGGTCTCCGCTCGCTCGCCGAGGGCCAGAAGGTCAACTACGAAGTGGTTCAGGACCGCAAGTCCGGCAAGCTTTCTGCCGA